The following coding sequences lie in one Myxococcus xanthus genomic window:
- a CDS encoding phytanoyl-CoA dioxygenase family protein, translating into MELSPGEVEQFIERGFVRLDQAFPRELADTCRELLWRDTGCAPDNPATWKQPVIRLGDYAQEPFRLAANTPRLRGAFDQLVGPGRWLPRGSLGTFPVRFPSPDAPGDDGWHVDASFPGEDPSSFFSWRVNVASKGRALLMLFLFSDVGEDDAPTRIRAGSHRDIARVLAPEGDAGLTFMELAGKLDVSAHRPLALATGEAGTVYLCHPFLVHAAQPHQGTRPRFMAQPPLLSRAPFAVQGPEDDASPVARAIRQALNETRA; encoded by the coding sequence ATGGAACTTTCCCCAGGCGAAGTGGAGCAGTTCATCGAGCGTGGATTCGTGCGGCTGGACCAGGCGTTTCCCCGCGAGCTGGCGGACACGTGCCGCGAGCTGCTCTGGCGCGACACGGGCTGTGCTCCGGACAATCCGGCCACCTGGAAGCAGCCGGTCATCCGGCTCGGGGACTATGCGCAGGAGCCATTCCGGCTGGCGGCGAACACGCCCCGGCTGCGAGGCGCGTTCGACCAGTTGGTGGGGCCCGGACGCTGGCTCCCCCGAGGCAGCCTGGGCACATTCCCCGTGCGCTTTCCCAGCCCGGACGCGCCCGGAGACGACGGCTGGCATGTCGATGCCAGCTTCCCAGGTGAAGACCCGAGCTCGTTTTTCTCCTGGCGAGTGAATGTGGCGTCGAAAGGCCGCGCCCTACTGATGCTCTTCCTCTTCTCCGACGTGGGAGAGGACGACGCCCCCACCCGCATCCGCGCGGGCTCCCACCGGGACATCGCCCGCGTGCTCGCCCCCGAGGGAGACGCGGGACTGACGTTCATGGAGCTCGCCGGGAAGTTGGACGTGTCGGCCCACCGGCCGCTCGCGCTCGCCACGGGAGAGGCCGGCACCGTGTACCTGTGCCATCCCTTCCTGGTCCATGCCGCCCAGCCGCACCAGGGAACCCGGCCGCGCTTCATGGCCCAGCCGCCGCTCCTGTCCCGCGCCCCCTTCGCGGTTCAGGGCCCGGAGGACGACGCCTCGCCGGTGGCACGCGCCATCCGGCAGGCGCTGAACGAAACGCGCGCGTAG
- a CDS encoding type I polyketide synthase: MSAVLAQRLGIEAHTLDVRERFSLYGLDSLKATGFIAEVGAMLGRSLSPTLAWEYPTLDALARYLAGEQDGASSHSLARIARAHEPIAIIGLACRYPQAPDPEAFWRLLVGGTDAITEVPPDRWDVNRLYDRDPAAPGKVISRWGGYLDRVDGFDPLFFGISPKEALHMDPQQRLMLELSWEALEDAGIAADRLQGSPTAVCFGAAWMDYEMTLQRFGMKRISSYTSTGYHHSVLANRVSYVLGLRGPSFSIDSACSSSLTAVHLACESLRRGESTLALVGGVNLTIAPESTVSLSKLGALSPDGRCYTFDARANGFVRGEGAGVAVLKPLSLALADGDAIYCVIRGSAINNNGGSNGLTAPNPKAQAEVIRQACASAGVEPAEVQYVEAHGTGTQLGDPLEAQALGEVLGAGRPEGKPLLIGSCKTNIGHLEAAAGITGLIKTALCIKHRALPASLHYEKPNPLIPFEAMGLSVHHTLGDWPEPDRKLIAGVSSFGFGGANCHIVMEEASLPEARLLHLSGETAEALRGAAQGLLGRVTAREHLPLAELLRAAELDAGTHAHRLTVTVRTRKDLRAGLESFLAGVPRPGVSVGTVAEVAVRKPVFVYSGHGCQWPRMGLPLLDAEPVFRATLLRCDALIREYEGWSLLEVLAADDAAARLGRLDIGLPAIVSVEMALTDLWRSWGIEPGAVVGHSIGEVSAAYAAGVLDIEDTLRVVCAESRLMHTQAGKGSLAVVGVPWAEAAELLVGYEGRLFRAIDSGAGSTVLSGDVDALVEVLASLQQRGVFCRQVDIDVPVHSPRMDVLADALTEELWDIRPRPSRVPLISSITGAEIDGTSADASHWVRNIAWPTLFTGALSHTIQEGYDTFLEVSPHAILRHPIDATLKHLGRQGRVVPSLRRQEDERATLFDSLGMLYASGQPVRWDALATRGVDHDGEAVHLLPLSARSPEALKALAADWRDFLGGEPGAPLDDVTYTASVRRGHLSHRLSVVGGSRRELAEALDAVTRGELPPGVSEGRVSPEGRAKVAFVFPGQGSQWLGMGRQLLREEPVFRSAIEACEQAMRPHVDWSLSAELLADEQHSRLQDIDVVQPVLFAMQVALAALWRSWGIAPDAVVGHSMGEVAAAHVAGALSLEDAARIICLRSQLLRRKSGQGAMAVVELGLEQAREALAGHETRLSVAVSNSARSTVLSGDTDALESLLPQLESQGVFCRRVKVNVASHSPQMDSLKDDLLRVLDGVAPQGAPVPIYSTVTGQTSDGADFHPAYWVSNLREPVLFHGAVEQLLADGFTVLVEVSPHPVLLAPIEETLRESKQGAIALASLRRQTPERRGLLESLAALYAWGCAVDWKALHPVKGRVVALPRYPWQRERFWLPDEVEVDAQPGGVVLEDRKGHPLIGGSLSSSVQPGTHFWERTVSTAAFPYLADHCVWGDVVFPGAGYVEMALSAGAEVLGETGLVLEDVSFSEMLALEPGQSRRVQVVLSEEEPGRATFQIASRAEGETAWRKHAAGTVRREARAGAAVESPEALRARVTVAVSAEAHYQRRQAQGLMYGPTFQGLRDIWRSEQEALGRLEVSDTVALEAGAYRLHPALLDAGLQVAVELLAPLTATSAPATHVPVGIGRIRFFQRPGRAAWARVKVRGEGDESARERTFDFWLLDEQGQVLLELEALRLYRLDAGASARKELGAWLYQVDWEERPLPAELAWPEHTPGSWLILQDGGGVGQRLSAQLRTRGETCVLVAPGEAYRVTGPRSAEVDPRNPEHWRRLLTDLLGAGVPPCRGVVHLWSLDMASTDALTPQSLEDSRRLGTTSVLHLVQALSGAGWRDAPRLWLATRGARSAGKAAERVAVAQAPLLGLGQVLAVEQPELRCTRVDLEGGADVAADALLRELSSTSFEDQTAWRGGTRLVARLSRAADALSAREPATLLREDGTYLITGGFGGLGLELARWLVSQGARHLLLMGRRAPSAEAEQALAALREAGARVESFQGDVARLEDVTGALARVEEAMPPLRGVFHAAGLLEDGLLLNLTEARFASVSAPKVLGSWNLHAQTRHLPLEHFVLFSSVAASLGTPGQSNYASANAFMDALAQARRAEGLPALSINWGTWTQVGLAAAQSIRGERLEARGLGGMAPDKALTALGMLLGQARPQLSVMAFEPRQWLGFYLAAAQSPYFTKLAQEPSSRPAVSAGKSRIREQLEAARASERRGLLDTHLRELIGGVLRMAPARIEPRTPLVTFGLDSLMSMEIRNRLEAALGLKLSATVVWTYPTVAALAPFLAEKLALPLEDSRPESAPEVAPAKAPQADVTASEIDDLSEEEVERLFAQRMAQGS; the protein is encoded by the coding sequence TTGAGCGCGGTCCTTGCTCAGCGATTGGGAATCGAGGCTCACACTCTGGATGTCCGGGAGCGCTTCAGTCTGTATGGGCTTGATTCGCTGAAGGCCACCGGTTTCATCGCGGAGGTGGGGGCGATGCTGGGGCGTTCATTGTCTCCCACGCTTGCCTGGGAGTATCCCACGCTGGATGCGTTGGCCCGATACCTCGCGGGTGAGCAGGATGGGGCGTCTTCGCACTCCCTGGCACGTATTGCCCGGGCCCATGAGCCCATCGCCATTATTGGATTGGCCTGTCGTTATCCCCAGGCGCCGGATCCGGAGGCCTTCTGGCGCCTGCTCGTGGGTGGGACGGATGCCATCACGGAAGTGCCGCCGGACCGGTGGGACGTCAACCGCCTCTATGATCGAGACCCCGCGGCGCCCGGCAAGGTGATTTCCCGCTGGGGCGGCTACCTGGATCGCGTGGATGGCTTTGACCCGCTCTTCTTCGGCATCTCGCCGAAGGAGGCGCTCCACATGGACCCGCAGCAGCGGCTCATGCTGGAGCTGAGCTGGGAGGCGCTGGAGGACGCGGGCATCGCCGCGGACCGGCTACAGGGCTCACCCACGGCGGTCTGCTTCGGCGCCGCGTGGATGGACTACGAGATGACGCTGCAGCGCTTCGGCATGAAGCGCATCTCCTCGTACACGTCCACGGGCTATCACCACAGCGTCCTGGCCAACCGGGTCTCCTACGTCCTGGGGCTGCGAGGGCCGAGCTTCTCCATCGACTCGGCCTGCTCGTCCTCGCTCACGGCGGTGCACCTGGCCTGTGAGAGCCTGCGCAGGGGCGAGTCGACGCTGGCCCTGGTGGGCGGTGTGAATCTCACCATCGCCCCCGAGAGCACGGTGTCCCTGTCCAAGCTGGGGGCCCTCTCTCCAGACGGGCGCTGCTACACGTTCGATGCCCGCGCCAACGGCTTCGTGCGCGGCGAGGGGGCGGGTGTGGCGGTGCTCAAGCCGCTCTCCCTGGCGCTCGCGGACGGCGACGCCATCTACTGCGTCATCCGCGGCAGTGCCATCAACAACAATGGTGGCAGCAACGGCCTCACCGCGCCCAACCCCAAGGCGCAGGCGGAGGTCATCCGTCAGGCATGCGCCAGCGCGGGTGTCGAGCCGGCGGAGGTGCAGTACGTCGAGGCGCATGGCACCGGCACGCAGCTGGGAGACCCGCTGGAGGCACAGGCCCTGGGCGAGGTGCTCGGCGCGGGACGGCCCGAGGGCAAGCCCCTGCTCATTGGCTCCTGCAAGACGAACATCGGGCACCTGGAGGCCGCGGCGGGCATCACCGGGCTCATCAAGACCGCGCTGTGCATCAAGCACCGCGCGCTTCCAGCCAGCCTCCACTACGAGAAGCCCAATCCGCTCATTCCCTTCGAGGCGATGGGCCTGTCGGTCCACCACACCCTGGGCGACTGGCCGGAGCCCGACCGGAAGCTCATCGCGGGCGTCAGTTCCTTCGGCTTCGGGGGCGCGAACTGCCACATCGTGATGGAAGAGGCGAGCCTCCCCGAGGCACGGCTCCTCCACCTGTCGGGTGAGACGGCGGAGGCGCTGCGTGGCGCCGCGCAGGGTCTGCTGGGCCGCGTGACGGCCCGGGAGCACCTGCCGCTGGCCGAGCTGCTCCGCGCGGCCGAGCTGGACGCGGGCACGCATGCGCACCGCCTGACGGTGACGGTCCGGACCCGGAAGGACCTTCGTGCGGGCCTGGAGAGCTTCCTGGCGGGAGTGCCGCGCCCAGGTGTGTCCGTGGGGACGGTGGCGGAGGTCGCGGTCCGCAAGCCGGTATTCGTCTATTCGGGACACGGCTGCCAGTGGCCCCGCATGGGCCTGCCGTTGCTGGACGCCGAGCCCGTGTTCCGGGCGACGCTGCTGCGCTGCGATGCGCTCATCCGGGAGTACGAAGGTTGGTCGCTGCTGGAAGTGCTGGCCGCTGACGACGCGGCGGCGCGGCTGGGCCGGCTCGACATCGGGCTGCCCGCGATTGTGTCGGTGGAGATGGCCCTGACGGACCTCTGGCGCTCGTGGGGCATCGAGCCCGGCGCCGTGGTGGGGCACAGCATCGGCGAGGTGTCGGCGGCGTATGCGGCGGGAGTCCTGGACATCGAGGACACCCTCCGCGTCGTCTGCGCCGAGAGCCGGCTGATGCACACCCAGGCGGGCAAGGGCAGCCTGGCGGTCGTGGGCGTCCCATGGGCGGAGGCCGCCGAACTGCTCGTGGGCTACGAGGGGCGGTTGTTCCGCGCCATCGACTCGGGCGCGGGTTCGACGGTGTTGTCGGGGGATGTGGACGCACTGGTCGAGGTGCTCGCGTCGCTGCAACAGCGCGGAGTCTTCTGCCGGCAGGTGGACATCGACGTTCCGGTGCACAGCCCCCGCATGGACGTGCTGGCGGACGCGTTGACCGAGGAGCTTTGGGACATCCGGCCCCGCCCGTCGCGCGTTCCCCTGATTTCGTCCATCACCGGCGCGGAGATCGACGGCACGAGCGCGGACGCCTCCCACTGGGTGCGGAACATCGCGTGGCCCACGCTCTTCACCGGCGCGCTCTCCCACACCATCCAGGAGGGCTACGACACGTTCCTGGAGGTCAGTCCGCATGCGATTCTGCGGCACCCCATCGACGCGACGCTGAAGCACCTGGGGCGGCAGGGCCGCGTGGTGCCCTCCCTGCGGCGGCAGGAGGACGAGCGCGCCACGCTGTTCGATTCGTTGGGCATGCTCTACGCGTCGGGACAGCCGGTCCGGTGGGATGCACTCGCCACGCGTGGGGTGGACCATGACGGGGAGGCCGTGCACCTGCTGCCCCTGTCGGCGCGGAGCCCGGAGGCACTCAAGGCGCTGGCCGCGGACTGGCGCGACTTCCTGGGTGGGGAGCCGGGCGCGCCGCTCGATGACGTCACCTACACCGCGAGCGTGCGCCGCGGCCACTTGTCCCACCGCTTGTCGGTGGTGGGCGGCTCGCGACGGGAGCTGGCGGAGGCGCTGGACGCCGTCACGCGGGGGGAGCTCCCGCCGGGTGTGAGTGAGGGACGGGTGAGTCCCGAGGGACGGGCCAAGGTGGCCTTCGTCTTCCCGGGACAGGGCTCCCAGTGGCTGGGCATGGGGCGTCAGCTCCTGCGTGAGGAGCCGGTGTTCCGGTCCGCCATCGAGGCGTGCGAGCAGGCCATGCGGCCGCACGTGGACTGGTCGCTCTCGGCGGAACTGCTGGCGGACGAGCAGCATTCGCGTCTGCAGGACATCGACGTGGTGCAGCCGGTGCTTTTCGCCATGCAGGTGGCGTTGGCGGCACTGTGGCGCTCGTGGGGCATCGCGCCGGACGCGGTGGTGGGGCACAGCATGGGCGAGGTGGCCGCGGCGCACGTCGCGGGCGCGCTGAGCCTGGAGGACGCGGCGCGCATCATCTGCCTGCGCAGCCAGCTCCTGCGCCGCAAGAGCGGGCAGGGGGCCATGGCGGTAGTAGAACTGGGGCTGGAGCAGGCCCGCGAGGCGCTGGCCGGCCACGAGACGCGGCTCTCCGTCGCGGTCAGCAACAGCGCGCGCTCCACGGTGCTCTCGGGTGACACCGACGCATTGGAGTCGCTGCTGCCGCAGCTCGAAAGCCAGGGCGTCTTCTGCCGCCGGGTGAAGGTCAACGTCGCCTCTCACAGTCCGCAGATGGACTCGCTGAAGGATGACCTCCTGCGGGTGCTCGATGGTGTCGCGCCTCAAGGGGCGCCCGTGCCCATCTACTCCACGGTGACGGGCCAGACGAGCGACGGTGCGGACTTCCACCCGGCCTACTGGGTCAGCAACCTGCGCGAGCCGGTGCTGTTCCACGGTGCTGTCGAGCAACTCCTGGCGGATGGCTTCACGGTGCTGGTCGAGGTGAGCCCACACCCGGTGTTGCTCGCGCCCATCGAGGAGACGCTGCGCGAGTCGAAACAGGGCGCTATCGCGCTTGCGTCCTTGCGGCGACAGACGCCCGAGCGGCGCGGCCTGCTGGAGTCCCTCGCGGCGCTGTACGCCTGGGGTTGCGCGGTGGACTGGAAGGCGCTGCACCCGGTGAAGGGCCGTGTCGTCGCGCTCCCTCGGTACCCGTGGCAGCGGGAGCGCTTCTGGCTCCCGGACGAGGTGGAGGTGGATGCGCAGCCGGGGGGAGTGGTCCTCGAGGACCGGAAGGGACATCCCCTCATCGGTGGTTCACTCTCTTCGTCCGTCCAACCCGGGACTCACTTCTGGGAGCGGACCGTGAGCACGGCGGCGTTCCCCTATCTGGCCGACCACTGCGTGTGGGGGGACGTTGTCTTCCCGGGCGCTGGTTACGTGGAGATGGCGCTGAGCGCCGGCGCGGAGGTGCTGGGCGAGACGGGGCTCGTGCTGGAGGACGTCTCCTTCAGTGAGATGCTCGCGCTGGAGCCGGGCCAGTCGAGGCGCGTGCAGGTGGTGCTGTCCGAGGAGGAGCCGGGCCGCGCCACCTTCCAGATTGCCAGCCGCGCGGAGGGCGAGACGGCCTGGCGCAAGCACGCGGCGGGGACGGTTCGGCGGGAGGCACGTGCGGGCGCGGCTGTTGAATCACCCGAGGCGCTCCGGGCGCGCGTCACGGTGGCGGTCTCCGCTGAAGCGCACTACCAGCGCCGGCAGGCGCAAGGCCTCATGTATGGCCCGACGTTCCAGGGTCTGCGGGACATCTGGCGCAGTGAGCAGGAGGCACTGGGACGCCTGGAGGTCTCCGACACGGTGGCCTTGGAGGCGGGTGCGTACCGGCTCCACCCCGCGCTGCTGGATGCGGGACTGCAGGTGGCGGTGGAGCTCCTTGCTCCGCTGACCGCGACGTCCGCTCCAGCGACGCATGTGCCGGTGGGCATCGGGCGGATTCGTTTCTTCCAGCGTCCCGGGCGCGCGGCCTGGGCGCGAGTGAAGGTCCGTGGGGAAGGGGACGAGAGCGCGCGTGAGCGCACCTTCGACTTCTGGTTGCTGGATGAGCAGGGCCAGGTGCTGCTGGAGCTCGAAGCGCTGCGCCTGTACCGCCTGGATGCGGGCGCCTCCGCCCGCAAGGAGCTTGGCGCGTGGCTCTACCAGGTGGACTGGGAGGAGCGGCCGCTGCCGGCGGAGCTGGCGTGGCCCGAGCACACGCCGGGAAGCTGGCTGATTCTCCAGGACGGCGGCGGGGTGGGGCAGCGGCTGTCCGCGCAGCTCCGGACGCGAGGCGAGACGTGCGTGCTCGTCGCGCCGGGTGAGGCGTACCGGGTGACCGGACCGCGGAGTGCCGAGGTGGACCCCCGGAATCCGGAGCACTGGCGCCGGTTGCTCACGGACCTGTTGGGCGCTGGCGTTCCGCCTTGCCGCGGCGTGGTGCACCTGTGGAGCCTGGACATGGCCTCAACGGATGCGCTGACGCCACAGTCGCTGGAGGACTCGCGGCGGCTGGGGACCACCAGCGTGCTGCACCTGGTGCAGGCGCTTTCGGGGGCGGGCTGGCGGGATGCGCCCCGGCTCTGGCTGGCCACACGTGGGGCACGTTCCGCGGGCAAGGCGGCGGAACGTGTCGCGGTGGCGCAGGCTCCGCTCCTGGGGTTGGGGCAGGTGCTGGCGGTGGAGCAACCGGAGCTGCGCTGCACCCGTGTGGACCTGGAAGGCGGCGCGGACGTCGCGGCGGATGCGCTCCTGCGGGAGCTGTCATCAACCTCGTTCGAGGACCAGACCGCGTGGCGGGGGGGCACGCGACTGGTGGCGCGGCTGTCTCGGGCGGCGGATGCGCTGTCCGCCCGTGAACCGGCGACGCTGCTGCGCGAGGATGGCACCTACCTCATCACGGGGGGCTTCGGTGGCCTGGGGCTGGAACTCGCGCGCTGGCTCGTTTCTCAGGGCGCACGTCACCTGCTGCTGATGGGCCGCCGCGCTCCCTCCGCGGAGGCGGAGCAGGCGCTTGCGGCGCTTCGTGAGGCCGGCGCTCGGGTGGAGTCCTTCCAGGGCGACGTCGCGCGGCTCGAGGACGTGACGGGCGCGTTGGCTCGGGTGGAGGAAGCGATGCCCCCGCTGCGTGGAGTGTTCCATGCCGCGGGACTCCTCGAGGACGGACTGTTGCTCAACCTCACCGAGGCGCGCTTCGCCTCGGTGTCTGCACCGAAGGTTCTGGGCAGTTGGAACCTGCACGCGCAGACGCGACACCTGCCGCTGGAGCACTTCGTGCTGTTCTCCAGCGTGGCCGCTTCGCTGGGCACGCCGGGACAGTCGAACTACGCGTCGGCGAATGCCTTCATGGACGCGCTGGCCCAGGCCCGCCGGGCGGAGGGGTTGCCCGCGCTGAGCATCAACTGGGGCACCTGGACGCAGGTGGGACTCGCGGCGGCGCAGTCCATCCGCGGTGAGCGCCTGGAGGCACGTGGCCTGGGAGGCATGGCGCCGGACAAGGCGCTGACGGCGCTTGGCATGCTGCTGGGACAGGCGCGGCCGCAGCTCAGCGTCATGGCCTTCGAGCCGCGCCAGTGGTTGGGCTTCTATCTGGCCGCGGCGCAGTCGCCGTACTTCACGAAGCTGGCGCAGGAGCCGTCCAGCCGGCCCGCTGTGAGCGCGGGCAAGAGCCGGATTCGAGAGCAACTCGAAGCGGCCCGTGCGTCCGAGCGTCGCGGCTTGCTGGATACGCACCTGCGCGAGCTGATTGGCGGGGTGCTGCGGATGGCGCCCGCGCGCATCGAGCCACGGACACCGCTCGTGACCTTCGGGCTCGACTCGCTGATGAGCATGGAGATTCGCAACCGCCTGGAGGCGGCGCTCGGGCTGAAGCTCAGCGCGACGGTGGTGTGGACCTACCCGACGGTGGCCGCGCTGGCGCCGTTCCTGGCGGAGAAGCTGGCGCTCCCGCTGGAGGACTCGCGCCCCGAGTCCGCGCCGGAGGTGGCACCGGCGAAGGCCCCCCAGGCGGATGTGACGGCCAGCGAGATTGACGACCTGTCGGAAGAAGAAGTCGAGCGGCTGTTCGCTCAGAGGATGGCGCAAGGCTCATGA